One genomic segment of Culturomica massiliensis includes these proteins:
- a CDS encoding Tex family protein produces MAEFYIDPVIFIAEETSVEAKYIRNLLALLDEGATIPFIARYRKERTGSMDEVRIGEIEERYVQYKELEKRKTSVLETIGQQEKLTSQLEKQIKECRELRTLEDIYLPYKPKKQTRASKAKALGLEPLAAILMRQENGDVVAKAGRFVKGEVKTETEALQGARDIIAEWVSEHERARNITRRQVEREAYIRSKVVKGKESEGEKYSDYFDYTELLRRCPSHRMLAMRRGENEGILKVTLIVDDEILLDTIGRLFVKGRNDSAVQVSDAVKDGYKRLLFPSIESEYLSLSKQKADEEAIRVFAENLRQLLLAPPLGNKRILAIDPGFRTGCKVVCLDETGHLLHNENIYPHPPRGEYKQAAAKITNMVETYDIQAIAIGNGTAGRETETFIQSLRFDRKLQVFVVSESGASVYSASSIAREEFPEYDVTVRGAVSIGRRLMDPLAELVKIDPKSIGVGQYQHDVDQTKLKESLNRVVESCVNRVGVNVNTAGKYLLMHISGLGPVLAENIDNYIRENGAIRSRNELKKVKRMGAKAYEQCAGFLRIEGAANPLDNSSVHPESYAVVEKMARDLNVNVGQLVGNSVLCDKIDLKRYVDERIGLPTLQDILDELKKPGRDPRSVARVFSFAEGITKIEDLQEGMVLPGIVTNITNFGVFVDVGVKQDGLVHISEIADRYIANPADVITLHQHVTVKVLQADKDRKRISLSIKQA; encoded by the coding sequence ATGGCAGAATTTTATATAGACCCGGTTATTTTTATTGCAGAGGAAACAAGTGTGGAGGCTAAATATATCCGTAACTTACTTGCGCTTCTGGACGAAGGGGCTACCATCCCTTTTATTGCCCGGTATCGTAAGGAAAGAACAGGAAGTATGGATGAGGTTCGTATCGGGGAGATAGAAGAGAGGTATGTACAGTACAAGGAGTTGGAAAAACGGAAAACTTCGGTTTTGGAAACGATCGGGCAGCAGGAAAAACTGACGTCCCAACTTGAAAAGCAGATTAAAGAATGCCGGGAATTGCGGACGTTAGAGGATATTTATTTACCCTATAAGCCGAAAAAGCAAACCCGGGCGTCGAAAGCGAAGGCTTTGGGACTGGAGCCTTTGGCCGCTATTCTGATGCGCCAGGAAAACGGGGATGTCGTGGCGAAAGCCGGCCGTTTTGTAAAAGGAGAGGTAAAAACCGAAACGGAGGCTTTACAGGGTGCCCGCGATATCATTGCAGAGTGGGTCAGTGAACACGAGCGGGCCCGCAACATTACCCGCCGGCAAGTAGAACGTGAGGCGTATATCCGTTCGAAAGTGGTAAAAGGAAAAGAGAGTGAAGGAGAGAAATACAGTGACTATTTCGATTATACGGAATTGCTGAGGCGTTGCCCTTCTCACCGGATGCTGGCGATGCGGAGAGGGGAAAACGAGGGGATACTGAAAGTGACTTTGATTGTAGATGACGAAATTTTGCTCGATACGATCGGCCGGTTGTTTGTAAAAGGCCGTAACGATAGTGCTGTACAGGTATCCGATGCTGTGAAAGACGGGTATAAGCGTTTACTTTTTCCTTCCATCGAGTCGGAATACCTGAGCCTTTCGAAGCAGAAAGCCGATGAAGAAGCGATCCGGGTATTTGCAGAAAATCTGAGACAATTATTGTTGGCGCCGCCTTTGGGAAATAAGCGTATTCTGGCCATAGACCCCGGATTTCGTACCGGGTGTAAAGTGGTCTGTCTGGATGAGACAGGACACCTGCTGCATAATGAAAACATATATCCTCATCCGCCCCGGGGAGAATACAAACAAGCGGCAGCGAAAATTACCAATATGGTGGAAACTTACGATATACAGGCGATAGCGATTGGAAACGGTACTGCAGGGCGGGAAACGGAAACTTTTATTCAGAGTTTGCGGTTCGATCGTAAATTGCAGGTATTTGTGGTGAGTGAAAGCGGAGCCTCGGTATATTCAGCTTCTTCCATTGCACGGGAAGAATTTCCGGAATATGACGTTACCGTGAGGGGAGCCGTATCTATCGGACGCCGCCTGATGGATCCCTTGGCTGAGTTGGTGAAAATCGACCCCAAATCGATAGGTGTCGGTCAGTATCAGCACGATGTCGACCAGACGAAATTGAAAGAGAGTTTGAACCGGGTAGTCGAATCCTGTGTAAACCGGGTCGGAGTCAATGTGAACACCGCAGGGAAATACCTGTTGATGCATATTTCCGGATTGGGACCTGTATTGGCTGAAAATATCGATAATTATATCCGGGAAAACGGAGCTATCCGTAGTCGCAATGAATTAAAAAAAGTGAAACGTATGGGAGCTAAGGCTTATGAACAGTGTGCCGGTTTCCTGCGTATCGAAGGAGCCGCCAATCCGTTGGATAATTCCTCTGTGCATCCGGAGTCTTATGCCGTTGTCGAAAAGATGGCCCGTGATTTGAATGTGAATGTCGGACAACTGGTCGGTAATAGTGTATTGTGTGATAAGATTGATTTGAAACGTTATGTGGATGAACGAATCGGATTACCGACTTTACAGGATATATTGGACGAGTTGAAAAAGCCGGGACGCGATCCCCGTTCGGTGGCCCGGGTTTTCAGTTTTGCCGAGGGAATCACGAAAATAGAGGATTTGCAGGAAGGGATGGTTTTGCCCGGAATTGTGACGAATATAACAAATTTCGGGGTGTTTGTAGATGTCGGTGTGAAACAGGACGGTTTGGTACATATATCGGAGATTGCCGATCGTTATATCGCTAATCCGGCAGATGTGATAACCCTTCATCAGCATGTAACCGTAAAAGTATTACAGGCAGATAAAGACCGCAAGAGAATCAGCCTGTCGATAAAACAGGCTTGA
- a CDS encoding AsmA-like C-terminal region-containing protein: MKKILIIFSVIIGIFIVFLLLLPLFLQGNISEIIEKQSAKYLNAELQIEDMRLSMFKSFPDLNVRVKNIVLCGKGEFEGDTVAAINTFNASVNVMSLIKGEEIIVKKIYLKDARLNPEIGTSGQNNWDILIRKTTDTTSIKKAESPKEKKGKNEILHFNDIQIENLSLNYTDIPGAIQTTVGQLNLNLSGNLSAAETILKIDLQVKDIFFRQQNTVWISHSDLQWQAELAAALQERSFDIQKNTLVLNDLRLDLNGKVAQAGDKTLLDLRLNTPDTRFESLLALLPKTYKEQLSKLQTSGNFTFELTAKGEYYKDHLPAFDLHFNIDNARAKYEDLPEAIENINMALNVKNPGGPSDSTDIDLQKLSFTLGGNPFDVHLQISELNDPLLNGGAKGSIDFNDLKKVLPLQGVTLEGSLQTSLTFQGRYKYIEQKQYEKFTAKGDIQVKDIFYANTDFPKGIHIPTGTLRVTPAELHITDLQAKVNSSDLKLKGYVSGYLPYILKKETLKGNFTLSSDRLDLNEFITPNTPVKDTTNTQAKGDVKNEAPIIPANLQLQINTDINTILFDKLKISKVRGKVSLANASAILDRLSMNLLEGNMEVSGKYTTEKYSFPHFDLRLNVSDLDIHSASESFSFVRNNLPITMNCEGKISSVLNLSSDLSMDMSVRTNTLNGSGYIDSKGILINENPAMLKLASVVKNDELSRLSISSLKVDFKIDQGNITIAPFTTRLAGNPATIWGSQTVDGKIDYTISMNIDRKFFGQDIENLLRSIPGSKNIQNLDIDAKITGTLNRPQVQPDLSKAINKVRKAAEKDLKNKALKGLEKLFK, translated from the coding sequence ATGAAAAAAATCCTTATTATTTTCTCTGTCATCATCGGTATTTTTATTGTATTTTTATTACTGCTTCCCCTTTTCTTGCAAGGCAATATTTCAGAAATTATAGAAAAACAATCGGCAAAATACCTGAATGCAGAATTGCAAATCGAGGACATGCGTTTGAGTATGTTCAAAAGCTTTCCCGATTTGAATGTCCGGGTAAAAAATATCGTTCTATGCGGCAAAGGGGAATTTGAAGGCGATACGGTAGCGGCCATCAATACGTTCAATGCTTCTGTAAATGTAATGTCGCTCATAAAAGGCGAAGAAATTATCGTTAAAAAGATATACCTGAAAGATGCCCGGCTGAATCCGGAAATCGGGACATCCGGACAAAACAACTGGGACATTCTGATCCGTAAGACCACCGACACAACCAGTATAAAGAAAGCAGAATCTCCCAAAGAAAAGAAAGGCAAAAACGAAATACTTCATTTCAACGACATTCAAATCGAAAACCTTTCACTGAATTACACCGATATTCCGGGCGCGATACAAACGACTGTCGGACAATTGAATCTCAACCTGTCCGGAAATTTGAGTGCTGCCGAAACAATTTTAAAAATCGATTTACAAGTCAAGGATATTTTCTTCCGGCAGCAAAATACGGTATGGATCAGTCATTCCGATTTGCAATGGCAGGCTGAATTGGCTGCCGCATTGCAAGAACGGTCTTTCGACATCCAAAAGAATACGCTTGTTCTCAATGACCTCCGTCTGGATTTAAACGGTAAGGTAGCCCAGGCCGGAGACAAAACTCTGCTCGACTTACGTTTGAATACGCCGGACACCCGTTTTGAAAGCTTATTGGCGTTACTTCCCAAGACATATAAAGAGCAATTGTCAAAACTACAGACCAGCGGCAATTTCACCTTCGAACTGACCGCCAAAGGTGAATATTATAAAGATCATCTCCCGGCATTCGATCTGCATTTCAATATCGACAATGCCCGTGCCAAATATGAAGACTTACCGGAAGCGATAGAAAACATCAATATGGCACTGAATGTAAAAAATCCGGGAGGTCCTTCCGACTCTACGGATATCGATCTCCAAAAACTTTCTTTCACCCTCGGAGGCAATCCGTTTGACGTCCACCTGCAAATATCCGAATTAAACGATCCTCTGCTCAATGGAGGAGCGAAAGGCAGTATCGATTTCAACGATCTCAAAAAGGTTTTACCGCTACAAGGCGTAACCCTGGAAGGCTCGCTTCAGACCAGTCTGACCTTCCAAGGCCGGTATAAATACATCGAGCAAAAGCAATACGAAAAATTTACGGCCAAAGGAGATATACAAGTCAAAGATATATTTTATGCAAATACCGATTTCCCGAAAGGAATACATATTCCGACAGGAACGCTCCGGGTAACCCCGGCTGAATTGCACATCACCGATTTACAAGCCAAGGTTAACTCTTCGGACCTGAAACTCAAAGGTTATGTTTCAGGCTACCTCCCCTATATCTTAAAAAAAGAAACATTAAAAGGGAATTTCACCCTGTCTTCCGACCGCCTGGATCTGAATGAGTTTATAACCCCCAATACGCCGGTAAAAGACACGACGAATACCCAAGCGAAAGGAGATGTCAAAAATGAGGCCCCGATTATTCCGGCGAATCTACAGTTGCAAATCAATACCGACATAAATACCATACTTTTCGATAAGCTGAAAATCAGTAAAGTCAGAGGAAAAGTAAGTCTGGCCAATGCTTCTGCCATACTCGACAGATTGAGTATGAATCTGCTGGAAGGGAATATGGAAGTAAGCGGAAAATACACAACCGAAAAATACAGTTTTCCTCATTTCGACCTGCGGTTGAATGTCTCGGATCTCGACATACATTCTGCTTCCGAATCCTTTTCATTTGTCCGGAATAATTTGCCGATAACCATGAACTGTGAAGGAAAAATATCTTCCGTTCTCAACTTGTCTTCGGATTTGAGTATGGATATGTCCGTGCGTACCAATACCTTGAACGGATCGGGCTATATCGATTCCAAAGGTATTCTGATCAATGAGAATCCGGCTATGCTTAAGCTGGCCTCTGTGGTGAAAAATGACGAATTGAGCCGCTTATCCATCAGTTCTTTGAAAGTCGATTTTAAAATCGACCAGGGGAATATTACCATCGCGCCTTTCACGACCCGTTTAGCCGGTAACCCGGCCACGATTTGGGGTAGCCAAACAGTAGACGGGAAAATCGACTATACGATTTCCATGAATATCGACCGCAAATTTTTCGGCCAAGATATTGAAAATTTATTACGTTCGATACCGGGTTCCAAAAACATACAGAATCTGGATATAGACGCCAAAATCACAGGTACCTTAAACCGGCCACAGGTGCAACCCGATTTGTCGAAAGCCATCAACAAAGTAAGAAAAGCAGCTGAAAAAGATCTGAAAAATAAAGCTCTGAAAGGCTTGGAGAAATTATTTAAATAG
- a CDS encoding ComEA family DNA-binding protein, whose protein sequence is MLLYYYEKKGLLVLLLLIVAFIVIPRQIKHKKTDAFLLQTPHSIADSIRMTFPAEQEPIELNSADSTTLVEIRGIGPYYAAKIIRYRERLGGYYRTEQLKELRMTYFNVDSSAHLFTVNPGLIRKKDLNTLTFKEVLRHPYLEYEDVKLIFNAKNKYKKISMDTLEKRKILPVYKLKKIKPYFM, encoded by the coding sequence ATGTTACTTTATTACTATGAAAAAAAGGGGTTACTGGTGTTGTTGCTGCTTATCGTCGCTTTTATCGTCATTCCCCGCCAGATCAAACACAAAAAAACGGATGCCTTTTTGCTTCAAACTCCCCATTCGATAGCAGATTCTATCCGGATGACCTTCCCTGCAGAGCAAGAACCGATTGAACTGAATAGTGCCGATAGCACAACGTTGGTAGAAATCCGGGGTATCGGCCCTTATTACGCCGCCAAAATCATCCGCTATCGGGAACGGCTCGGCGGATATTACCGGACCGAACAATTGAAAGAGCTCCGGATGACCTACTTTAATGTCGATTCCTCCGCACACCTGTTTACTGTAAATCCCGGGCTTATCCGTAAAAAGGACTTAAATACACTGACATTCAAAGAAGTATTGAGACATCCGTATCTCGAATACGAAGATGTCAAGCTTATTTTCAATGCCAAAAACAAATACAAAAAAATAAGTATGGATACTTTGGAAAAAAGAAAAATACTACCCGTGTATAAACTAAAAAAAATAAAACCTTATTTCATGTAA
- a CDS encoding ATP-binding protein — protein MNKLSLTIPSDMNSTHQVDNFIEFLLDRFELPQSLNGRITLSIIEAVHNSILYGNKRDPKKKITITAIKNPIKVSITVEDEGEGFDLSKIPDFSRPETFMQCTGRGLYLMITLADKLLFAKRGAKVIMTFFLNLN, from the coding sequence ATGAACAAATTATCCCTTACCATCCCGTCGGATATGAACAGCACACACCAGGTCGATAACTTTATCGAATTCCTACTCGACCGTTTCGAGTTACCTCAATCCCTTAACGGAAGGATCACCTTATCCATCATTGAGGCTGTACATAATTCGATCCTCTATGGAAACAAACGCGACCCGAAAAAGAAAATCACCATTACGGCCATAAAAAACCCCATAAAAGTGAGCATCACGGTAGAGGACGAAGGTGAAGGTTTCGACCTTAGCAAAATTCCCGATTTCAGCAGGCCGGAAACATTTATGCAATGTACCGGAAGAGGGCTTTACCTGATGATTACCCTTGCGGATAAACTACTCTTTGCTAAAAGAGGAGCCAAAGTGATTATGACCTTTTTTTTAAACTTAAACTAA
- a CDS encoding helix-turn-helix domain-containing protein, producing the protein MALADIEQYVIDKVRAKRLELDWTQEDLSAASGLSQGFIGDIESGKRGKKYNFKHVNIFAKVFKCSPKDFLPDHPF; encoded by the coding sequence ATGGCGTTAGCTGATATAGAACAATATGTGATTGATAAAGTAAGAGCTAAAAGGCTTGAACTGGACTGGACGCAGGAAGATTTATCTGCTGCCTCCGGGTTGTCACAAGGTTTTATCGGTGATATCGAATCCGGGAAAAGAGGGAAAAAGTACAACTTTAAACACGTCAATATCTTTGCTAAAGTGTTTAAATGCTCTCCTAAAGATTTCTTGCCTGACCATCCGTTTTGA
- a CDS encoding DUF4365 domain-containing protein, with product MDIEKLATAAVTTYISKTDCLSPFISEGDKEPSWDGNIYLFGSSQKRKDDFIGRVSVQVKGKYLKKLIDKSKYKYHVDISDLRNYELYGTAYFVVLINEKKDTFIYYNLFHPIDIKRIISRVGNQKGTNIEFKAVPSYEDITSILINFNDNCHKQISFVKNPSFKVLDLNSIKEEQLPIEFSISCSGKDLSVVFDYMFTNEVFLYAKSPVEGYPNKPIDKVLIQQIEGVVNKKVTIDNIVYFDEFVIQQAKGKFSFNLGKCIIIDYFDNKPCKFNINLNHTLKEQIVALKFIIELCKKSSFNLGNKKLHLSNKANFDIKTYERRLKGLQSIQVVLDILKVQEDLIIEYGKYNDNHYLLEILIKVLVNKEPYNNSKWGDIQRVDMKIYNIYLPLIFVKGKNGEPDTFINILTSDIDITLSFENGKIIPAPQCILLGQKDYQSISNLYYKHIFKSLTSYGNEALLIERINLSMLSMLLAYDKIHSKELLDLSISLSEWLFVMGDSLPIEIRLLNKLQAIRRLRSLNAKEIIGLREITQDCKKPNILAAVYLLLDEKDKAKQYYEQIENKNDFNCYPIYSFMK from the coding sequence ATGGACATAGAAAAATTGGCTACGGCTGCAGTAACAACATATATCTCAAAAACAGATTGTTTATCTCCTTTTATTAGCGAAGGAGATAAAGAACCTTCATGGGATGGTAATATCTATCTTTTTGGAAGTAGTCAAAAAAGAAAAGATGATTTTATAGGTAGAGTTTCTGTGCAAGTGAAAGGAAAATATTTAAAAAAACTAATTGATAAATCAAAGTACAAATACCATGTTGATATATCCGATCTACGTAATTATGAATTATATGGAACAGCATACTTTGTGGTTTTAATAAATGAAAAAAAGGATACATTCATATATTATAATTTGTTTCATCCTATTGATATTAAACGTATTATTTCAAGAGTAGGTAATCAAAAAGGAACTAACATAGAATTTAAAGCTGTTCCTTCTTATGAGGATATTACATCAATTCTTATTAATTTTAATGATAATTGTCATAAGCAGATTTCTTTTGTTAAGAATCCTTCTTTTAAAGTGCTTGACCTTAACTCTATTAAAGAAGAACAATTACCAATAGAATTCAGTATTTCTTGTTCTGGGAAAGATTTATCGGTTGTATTTGATTATATGTTTACGAATGAAGTGTTTCTATATGCCAAATCGCCCGTAGAGGGTTATCCCAATAAACCTATTGACAAAGTTTTGATTCAGCAAATTGAAGGTGTAGTTAATAAAAAGGTAACAATAGATAATATCGTCTATTTTGATGAGTTTGTAATACAACAAGCTAAGGGAAAGTTTAGCTTTAACCTTGGAAAGTGTATTATAATAGATTATTTCGATAATAAACCGTGTAAATTTAATATAAATCTTAACCATACTCTAAAAGAACAGATTGTCGCATTGAAGTTTATTATTGAATTATGCAAAAAGTCCAGTTTTAATTTAGGTAATAAAAAATTGCATTTGAGTAATAAGGCTAATTTTGATATAAAGACTTACGAAAGACGTTTGAAGGGCTTACAGAGTATTCAGGTCGTACTTGATATTCTGAAGGTTCAAGAGGATTTAATTATTGAATATGGTAAGTATAATGATAATCATTATTTGTTAGAAATACTAATAAAGGTACTTGTAAATAAAGAACCATATAACAATAGTAAATGGGGTGATATCCAACGTGTAGATATGAAAATATATAATATCTATTTACCATTGATATTTGTAAAAGGTAAAAATGGTGAACCAGATACATTTATAAATATATTAACTTCAGATATTGATATAACTTTAAGTTTTGAAAATGGGAAAATAATTCCTGCACCGCAATGTATATTGTTGGGTCAGAAAGATTACCAATCAATATCCAATTTATACTACAAGCATATTTTTAAATCACTTACTAGTTATGGAAATGAAGCTCTATTAATAGAAAGGATAAACCTTTCAATGCTTTCGATGCTTTTGGCTTATGATAAGATACATAGTAAAGAACTATTAGATTTGTCTATTTCATTGTCTGAATGGTTATTTGTGATGGGAGATTCGTTACCAATTGAAATAAGATTACTAAACAAATTACAAGCTATAAGGAGACTTCGTTCTTTAAATGCTAAAGAAATAATTGGTTTGAGAGAAATTACTCAGGATTGTAAGAAGCCTAATATACTTGCAGCCGTATATTTGTTATTAGATGAAAAAGATAAGGCAAAACAATATTATGAACAGATTGAGAATAAGAATGATTTTAATTGTTATCCTATTTATTCGTTTATGAAATAA
- a CDS encoding Abi family protein, with the protein MSTIPYTKQLISFEEQVDLLKDRGMSVENEDKAVHILQNVSYYRLSGYWYPLLEDKENHVFKPGATFDTVFAIYKFDSKLRKLIITELEKIEVAVRTQIVHILSQRYDGYWFTNAALFTSPTKHAKALIKIAEEYNRSDEEFVTAFKNKYSNPFPPSWMTMEITSFGSLSILYSNLKPGKTKREIANYFGLPDTVLESWLHSIVYLRNICAHHCRLWNRVLSIRPLMPRSPKKQFIQDKTVSNKRTYFILCMVIYMLNTVNPKHSFIVRFKKLLVEYPNIDVKAMGFPVNWENDPLWQSDNN; encoded by the coding sequence ATGAGTACGATTCCGTATACTAAACAGTTGATTTCATTTGAAGAACAGGTCGATCTATTAAAAGATAGGGGAATGTCAGTTGAGAATGAAGATAAGGCAGTTCATATCTTGCAAAACGTAAGTTATTACAGATTGAGTGGATATTGGTATCCGCTTTTGGAAGATAAAGAAAATCATGTTTTTAAACCTGGGGCAACTTTCGATACTGTATTTGCCATCTATAAATTTGATAGTAAACTTCGTAAACTGATTATAACAGAATTAGAAAAAATAGAAGTTGCTGTAAGAACACAGATTGTGCATATTCTATCTCAACGATATGACGGTTATTGGTTTACGAATGCGGCACTTTTTACAAGCCCTACAAAACACGCTAAAGCTTTAATAAAAATTGCCGAGGAATATAACCGTAGTGATGAAGAGTTTGTTACAGCATTTAAGAATAAATATTCAAATCCATTTCCTCCAAGCTGGATGACGATGGAAATAACCTCTTTTGGTTCGCTCTCTATTTTATATAGCAATTTGAAACCGGGAAAGACAAAAAGAGAAATCGCAAATTACTTTGGTTTACCTGATACGGTATTGGAATCATGGCTTCATAGTATTGTATATCTGCGCAATATCTGTGCCCATCATTGTCGGTTATGGAATAGGGTGTTGAGTATACGTCCTTTAATGCCCCGATCTCCTAAAAAACAATTTATACAGGATAAGACAGTTAGTAATAAGAGAACATACTTTATTCTTTGTATGGTTATCTATATGTTAAACACAGTCAATCCGAAACACTCTTTCATTGTCAGGTTTAAGAAATTGCTTGTAGAATATCCGAACATTGATGTAAAAGCCATGGGATTTCCGGTTAATTGGGAAAATGATCCACTTTGGCAATCTGACAACAATTAA